CCGAAGCTGTGGCTCATCGACCACGGCGCCGCGCTCGTCTTCCACCACCGCTGGGGCGCCTCCGCCCCCGACAAGGAGTACGACTTCCGGCACCACGCCCTCGGTTCGTACGGCCCGGACATGGCGGCCGCCGACGCCCAACTGGCGCCCCTCGTCACCGAGGACGTCCTCCGCGAGATCGTCGCCCTCGTCCCCGACGCGTGGCTCGCCGACGAGCCGGGCTTCGACTCGCCGGACGCGGTGCGCGAGGCGTACGTGGGGCACCTCCTGGCCCGTGCCCGCGCATCGGCGGCCTGGCTGCCCACGGGCTTCCCCTCCCGCGACGAACTGGCCGCCGCCGACGCCCGGCGCGCCGCCGCCACCGAGAAGGGCCGGCCCGCCTGGCTGAAGCGCGTCCCCGATCTGCACGGGAAGCCCGCGGCCCAGCAGGACTGGTCGACCCATCTCGGATGATGACAGCTCCGACAGGAGCCGGTCTCAGCCCTTCGGCATCAGGACCGTGTCGATGATGTGCACGTCGGCGTTGGCCGTCCGGACGTTGCCGCAGACGACGTTCGCCGAGTCGTTCACCTGGTACGACTCCCCCGAACCGGACGTCGTGAGCTTCGACTTCTCCAGCGTCTCGTAGGAGCCGCTCTTCAGGTCCTCGGGCGCCAGCCGCTGGCCGACCACGTGGTACGTGAGGATCTTGGTGAGCTGGGCCTTGTCGTTGAGGACCTTGTCCAGGTCGGCCTTGGGGATCTTCGCGAAGGCGTCGTTCGTCGGCGCGAAGACGGTGATGTCCTTGGCGTTGTTCAACGTGTCGACCAGGCCGGCCTTCTTGACCGCGGTCACCAGCGTGGACAGGTCGGGGTTGTTCGACGCGGCCGTGGCCACGGGGTCCTTCGCCATGCCGGCGAAGCTGCCCTTGCCGTCCTCGGGCACGGACGAACAGGCGGGCCCGAACGGCTCCGTCATCGATCCCATCGCCTCGGACGGTTCGGCCGACGCGCTCTTGGAGGGGCTGTCAGCGGCGCTGTCCGAGCTGCCGTCCGAGCAGGCCGCCAGAGCGAGGGGGAGGATCGCGGCCGAGGCTACGGCGATGGCGGCGCGGCGGACACGGGGGGCTGTGGTGTTCATGACTTCTCCCAAGAGACGAGTGGGCGTACCTGTGCATGGAGCGTGCTGCGCTGTCCTGGGTCAGGTGACGGTGACCACCACCGAATGTCGGCCGCTCGCCCCGTCGGGGCTCGTGCGGGTTCGTGACGCCGTCTGGACGGCGCCCGTACGGTCGGTCGCCCGCACCGTGAGGGTGTGACTGCCCGGAGCGGCCTGCCAGCGAAAGGACCACTGACGCCAGGTGTCCCGGGTGTCCTCGGCGGCCAGATCGGCCGTCCGCCACGGGCCGTCGTCGACGCGCACCTCGACCTTGTCGATGCCGCGGTGCTGCGCCCACGCCACCCCGGCGACCATCACCGTGCCCGCCTTCGGCCTGGCGAACGGCTTGGGGGTGTCGATCCGGGACTGGGTCTTGATCGGGGCCTTGGCGGCCCAGGCGCGCCGTACCCAGTAGGGGTCGTACGCGTCGAACGTCGTGAGCTCGATGTCCTCGATCCACTTGCAGGCGGAGACGTATCCGTACAGCCCCGGCACCACCATGCGGACGGGGAACCCGTGCTCGAACGGCAGCGGTTCGCCGTTCATGCCGAGCGCGAGCAGCGCGTCGCGGCCGTCCATCACGTCGTCCACGGGCGTACCGATGGTCATGCCGTCCACGGACCGGGCGACCAGCTGGTCCGCCGGACCGCCGCGGGCCGGAGGCACGACTCCGCACTCGGCGAGCACGTCCGCGAGCCGCACGCCGATCCAGCGGGCGTTGCCCACGTACGGACCGCCGACCTCGTTGGACACGCACGCCAACGTGATGTCCCGCTCGATCAGTTCGCGCCGCAGCAGGTCCTGGAAGGAAACGGTCGTCTCGCGCGCGACACCCTTGCCGTGGATCCGCAGCCGCCAGGTGTCGGCGTCCACCTTGGGCACGAGCAGCGCGGTGTCCACCCGGTAGAAGTCCCCGGCGGGCGTGAGGAACGGGCTGAGGCCCGGCACGCGCAGCCGTGCGCCCTTGGGGACGGCGGAGGCGGGTGAGGCGGGGGCGGGCAGCACGATGCCTT
The sequence above is a segment of the Streptomyces sp. Je 1-369 genome. Coding sequences within it:
- a CDS encoding HipA family kinase, giving the protein MLREVTAVRYVNPLRTGGSVPGVVEADDLGTYVVKFTGSAQGRKALVAEIIVGELARRLGLRFPELVLVHFDPAVGADEPHQEVQDLLRASAGLNLGMDLLPGAADFTPEAIDVDPLEAGKVVWLDALTANVDRTVHSSNLMIWPTFGVHEPKLWLIDHGAALVFHHRWGASAPDKEYDFRHHALGSYGPDMAAADAQLAPLVTEDVLREIVALVPDAWLADEPGFDSPDAVREAYVGHLLARARASAAWLPTGFPSRDELAAADARRAAATEKGRPAWLKRVPDLHGKPAAQQDWSTHLG
- a CDS encoding sulfite oxidase, with translation MTTERNRRKPRIDPGRAAGGALSGLLAGFAALATAELLSSAVRPEAGPVVAVGGAAIDRTPASVKDWAIREFGTDDKLVLQSGIVAVLALLAVALGLLALRHRRIGAAGVLLFGVVGALAAVSRPDSSGLVDALPSLVGAVAGAALLYALAGRLTPDSDGDTVDTGGTGWDRRGFLIAATAAAAASAGVGALGRSFNASRGKNAIASREGIVLPAPASPASAVPKGARLRVPGLSPFLTPAGDFYRVDTALLVPKVDADTWRLRIHGKGVARETTVSFQDLLRRELIERDITLACVSNEVGGPYVGNARWIGVRLADVLAECGVVPPARGGPADQLVARSVDGMTIGTPVDDVMDGRDALLALGMNGEPLPFEHGFPVRMVVPGLYGYVSACKWIEDIELTTFDAYDPYWVRRAWAAKAPIKTQSRIDTPKPFARPKAGTVMVAGVAWAQHRGIDKVEVRVDDGPWRTADLAAEDTRDTWRQWSFRWQAAPGSHTLTVRATDRTGAVQTASRTRTSPDGASGRHSVVVTVT
- a CDS encoding fasciclin domain-containing protein is translated as MNTTAPRVRRAAIAVASAAILPLALAACSDGSSDSAADSPSKSASAEPSEAMGSMTEPFGPACSSVPEDGKGSFAGMAKDPVATAASNNPDLSTLVTAVKKAGLVDTLNNAKDITVFAPTNDAFAKIPKADLDKVLNDKAQLTKILTYHVVGQRLAPEDLKSGSYETLEKSKLTTSGSGESYQVNDSANVVCGNVRTANADVHIIDTVLMPKG